The Candidatus Limnocylindria bacterium nucleotide sequence CGACACCGGTGCCGACGACCGCGCCGCGGACGGTGACGGCCGGACGCACGACGACGCGGCGCTCGGTCACGAGCACGAGCACCGCGCCACTCACACGCACCAAGCAGTCCTGACCGCCCAGTGAACCTCAGCACGGATCTCATCTGGATCGTTGCGCGCTCGACCGGCACGGCGTCGCTCGTCGCGCTCACGCTCTCGGTGCTGACCGGCATCGCGCTGCGCACCGGGACGTTCGCGTGGCTCTCGCATAACCGTGGCGTGCGCGTGGTGCACGGCTTCCTCACCGTTCTCTGGATCCCGCTCGGTCTCGCGCACGTCATCGCACTCCTGTTCGACCGTTATGCGCAGATCGGACTGGTCGATCTCGTGGTCCCATTCGGCGTCTCGTACGGGCGAGTCGCGATCGGACTCGGCACGATCTCCATGCAGCTCATCCTCGTCGTGCTCGTCTCCACCTGGCTGCGGTCGTCGCTGACCAACGGGCAGTGGCAGTGGTTCCACCGCCTCTCGTACGTCGCATTCTTGGCCGCATTCGCGCACGGCGTGATGTCCGGGACCGATCTCGCGAACCCGGTCGTCGCCGCGCTGGCCTGGATCGCGGCCGCCGCGGTCGCGCTCGTCGCGCTCCGTCGCGTGACACGCATCCGCAGCACGGCCTAAGCGCCGGCGCCACCGCGTGAGTACGCTGGGTGGGCATGCGGCTCGTTCTCAACATCAACGGCGCGACACACCAGGTGGACCCACCGCCGAGCGCTTCGCTCCTCAGCGTGCTGCGGGATGACCTCGGACTGACCGGTACGCGCTTCGGGTGCGGGAGCGGCCAGTGCGGAGCGTGCTACGTGATCGCGGACGGCAGAGCCGTTGCGTCGTGCCTCATGCCCGCTCGGCAGGCGGCCGAACGCGAGATCACCACGATCGAGGGACTTGCCCGGGGCGACGGGCTTCATCCGGTGCAGGAGGCCTTCATCGCCGAGGACGCGATGCAGTGCGGCTACTGCACCAGCGGGATGATCATCTCGGCCGCGGCTCTCCTCGCGCGCGACGCAGCGCCCGACGAGGCCGCGATCCGCGACGCGCTTTCCGGCAACCTCTGCCGCTGCGGCGTGTACGGCCGCGCCATTAGAGCGGTCAAACGGGCAGCGGATAGCAGGGGGGTTGCAGGGGGTTCTCCCCCTGCGATGAACAAATGAACTTGGAGGAGCGCATCCGCGTCGAGCCCGACGGATCGCTGACCGCGTTCTCCGGCAAGATCGAGTTCGGCCAGGGGATCCGGACCGCGTTCGCGCAGCTCGTCGCGAACGAGCTCGACGTGCCGGTGGAGCGCGTGCGCGTCGTGCTCGGCGACACCGACGAGGTGCCGTTCGACTTCGGCACGTTCGGAAGCAACTCCATCGCACAGGAGGCGCCCGCGCTCCGCCGCGCTGCGGCCTTCGCGCGCAGGACGCTGATCGATCGCGCGGCGGCCCGCCTCGGCGTTCCCGCGAGGCAGCTCGACACGCAGGACGGCACGGTCGGAGATGGCGACGGCAAGCGGGTGAGCTACGCGG carries:
- a CDS encoding (2Fe-2S)-binding protein, translating into MRLVLNINGATHQVDPPPSASLLSVLRDDLGLTGTRFGCGSGQCGACYVIADGRAVASCLMPARQAAEREITTIEGLARGDGLHPVQEAFIAEDAMQCGYCTSGMIISAAALLARDAAPDEAAIRDALSGNLCRCGVYGRAIRAVKRAADSRGVAGGSPPAMNK